The following are encoded together in the Choloepus didactylus isolate mChoDid1 chromosome 7, mChoDid1.pri, whole genome shotgun sequence genome:
- the TRAM2 gene encoding translocating chain-associated membrane protein 2: MVAITPCSLLPILLLVTSGLLAVSTNLHILDSETVHYHYGPKDLVTILFYIFITIILHAIVQEYVLDKISKRLHLSKVKHSKFNESGQLVVFHLSSVIWCFYVVVAEGYLTNPRSLWEDYPHVCLPFQVKFFYLCQLAYWLHALPELYFQKVRKEEIPRQLQYICLYLVHIAGAYLLNLSRLGLILLLLQYSTEFLFHTARLFYFADENNEKLFSAWAAVFGVTRLFILTLAVLAIGFGLARMENQAFDPEKGNFNTLLCRLCVLLLVCAGQAWLMWRFIHSQLRHWREYWNEQSSKRRIPAAPRLPARLLKRESGYHENGVVKAENGTSPRTKKLKSP, encoded by the exons ATGGTG gcAATAACTCCCTGTTCTCTCCTCCCCATCCTGCTCCTGGTAACCTCTGGTCTACTTGCTGTCTCTACGAATTTGCACATTCTAG ACAGCGAGACCGTGCACTACCACTACGGGCCAAAGGACCTGGTCACAATCTTGTTCTACATCTTCATTACCATCATCTTGCATGCCATCGTTCAGGAGTACGTCTTAGAT aaAATCAGCAAACGGCTTCATCTCTCCAAGGTCAAGCACAGCAAGTTCAATGAATCTGGACAGCTGGTCGTCTTTCATCTCAGTTCTGTGATATGGTGCTTCTACGTGGTGGTGGCG GAAGGATATTTAACAAACCCGAGAAGCCTCTGGGAAGACTACCCGCACGTCTGTCTCCC CTTCCAGGTGAAGTTTTTCTATCTGTGCCAGCTGGCCTACTGGCTACACGCACTTCCTGAGCTGTATTTCCAGAAGGTACGGAAG GAGGAAATTCCCCGTCAGCTCCAGTATATTTGCCTGTACCTGGTCCACATAGCTGGAGCTTACCTCTTAAA CCTGAGCCGCCTGGGCCTGATCTTGCTGCTCCTGCAGTACTCCACTGAGTTCCTCTTCCACACGGCTCGACTCTTCTACTTTGCAGATGAAAACAACGAGAAGCT GTTCAGTGCCTGGGCTGCTGTATTTGGGGTCACCCGCCTCTTCATCCTCACCCTCGCCGTGCTGGCCATTGGTTTCGGACTGGCTCGCATGGAAAACCAAGCGTTTGACCCTGAGAAGGGGAACTTCAATACCTTGCTTTGCCG GCTGTGCGTGCTGCTGCTGGTGTGTGCCGGCCAGGCCTGGCTCATGTGGCGCTTCATCCACTCCCAGCTGCGGCACTGGCGGGAATACTGGAACGAGCAGAGCTCCAAGCGCAGAATCCCGGCTGCCCCCAGACTTCCAGCCAGGCTCCTCAAGAGGGAATCTG GTTACCACGAAAACGGAGTGGTGAAAGCTGAGAATGGAACCTCCCCACGGACTAAGAAACTCAAGTCTCCTTAA